In Sideroxyarcus emersonii, one DNA window encodes the following:
- a CDS encoding universal stress protein, which translates to MYQRILIPVDGSETSECALQEAIKLAHREARLRLVYVLEEIYLLDAEGYAYIDFTSLQAAMRNTGERTLALALEQVKQAGLSAETALLEAKGERIASVIESEARHWPADLIVIGTHGRSGLNRLLLGSVAEGLVRVATVPVLLVRAE; encoded by the coding sequence ATGTACCAACGCATACTGATTCCGGTCGACGGCAGCGAGACTTCCGAGTGTGCATTGCAGGAAGCGATCAAGCTGGCGCACCGCGAAGCGCGTTTGCGCCTGGTTTACGTGCTGGAAGAGATTTACCTGCTCGATGCCGAAGGCTATGCGTATATCGATTTCACCTCCTTGCAGGCGGCCATGCGGAACACCGGGGAGCGCACGCTGGCGCTGGCCCTTGAGCAGGTGAAGCAGGCGGGGTTGTCGGCCGAGACCGCGCTGCTCGAAGCCAAGGGCGAGCGCATCGCCAGCGTGATCGAGAGCGAAGCGCGCCATTGGCCTGCCGACCTGATCGTGATCGGCACGCATGGGCGTTCCGGACTGAACCGCCTGCTGCTGGGCAGCGTTGCCGAAGGGCTGGTGCGCGTGGCAACCGTGCCGGTGCTGCTGGTCCGTGCGGAGTGA
- a CDS encoding Lon protease family protein: MPTLTLSPAELRLTVDPATLGFSDTSELLDQQLPWIGQERAEMAARFGLQMDQPGYNLFVLGEVGSGRASLLQRAMQDAAANRQVPPDLCYLYNFDAPERPRALRLPAGQGRLLRQFMAQMMKSLQKQIPQCLNGQEFKSESKRIEDNYKTEEAKVYAELDAYAEARMFTLHRESGHLVFTYRDARGHTLTEEEMLALPKENRVTIDHAEQELRVEIARYFEKTGAMERIKDEALAALRRQAVKPLLDMQLQEIRNGLKKQIKDSVKLGTYLEQVMHDVLGNIELFEALDAEDDIRQEALLKVLSRYRVNLVVDNDGLAGAPVIVEDNPLFRSLFGSIEYQSENDVLVTDFSRIRAGSLHKAHGGFLMLHLRDLLSDGLVWEKLRRLLRSGRLQIEEPGTAFTPIATVSLEPEAVDVDIKIVLVGSREQYYELQEEDPEFARHFAVKVDFAESFSSSAATRRATAAFVAHACRRLGLPHFSAAAVAQLLEDGHREVDDQSRQSAIFGRTESLVMESAALCRARAGRLVEAADVEAALAARTKRHDYPEQRLQEAIAEGDVLIAVQGEKVGQINGLTQVDLWDYRFGFPVRITARTHAGEDGLLNIEREVEMSGPIHDKGVFILNNYLSALFAHNAPLALNAAIVFEQEYEGVEGDSASCAELYALLSSLSGVPIRQGIAVTGAVNQHGEVLPVGGINEKIEGYFRVCTTAGLDGRQGVLIPHRNRRHLMLERKVIQAVEQGLFHIHTAEHVSAGIELLTGLPAGVANATGNYPHGSVLGRAQRTLLAYRRACQASEPAKSRHKHLHT; this comes from the coding sequence ATGCCGACCCTGACCCTGTCCCCCGCCGAGCTCCGCCTCACGGTGGATCCCGCCACCCTCGGATTCTCCGACACTTCCGAATTGCTGGACCAGCAACTGCCGTGGATAGGCCAGGAGCGCGCCGAGATGGCCGCCCGCTTCGGCCTGCAGATGGACCAGCCCGGTTACAACCTGTTCGTGCTGGGCGAGGTCGGCAGCGGCCGCGCCTCGCTGCTCCAGCGCGCCATGCAGGATGCCGCCGCAAACCGGCAGGTGCCGCCCGACCTGTGCTACCTGTACAACTTCGATGCACCGGAGCGTCCGCGCGCGCTGCGCCTGCCCGCCGGCCAGGGACGCCTGCTGCGCCAGTTCATGGCGCAGATGATGAAGTCGCTGCAGAAGCAGATCCCGCAATGCCTGAACGGCCAGGAGTTCAAATCCGAAAGCAAGCGCATCGAGGACAATTACAAGACCGAAGAAGCGAAAGTCTATGCGGAACTGGATGCCTACGCCGAAGCCCGCATGTTCACGCTGCATCGCGAAAGCGGGCACCTGGTATTCACCTACCGCGATGCCAGGGGCCACACGCTGACCGAAGAGGAGATGCTGGCCTTGCCGAAGGAAAACCGTGTCACCATCGATCATGCCGAACAGGAATTGCGCGTCGAGATCGCCCGCTATTTCGAGAAGACCGGCGCGATGGAGCGCATCAAGGACGAAGCCCTCGCCGCGTTGCGGCGCCAGGCCGTGAAGCCGCTGCTCGACATGCAGCTGCAGGAGATCCGCAACGGCCTGAAGAAACAGATCAAGGACTCGGTCAAGCTCGGCACCTACCTGGAACAGGTGATGCATGACGTGCTCGGCAACATCGAGCTGTTTGAGGCACTGGATGCGGAAGACGACATCCGCCAGGAAGCGCTGCTCAAGGTGCTGTCCCGCTACCGGGTCAACCTGGTGGTCGACAACGACGGCCTCGCCGGCGCACCGGTGATCGTGGAAGACAACCCCCTGTTCCGCTCGCTGTTCGGCAGCATCGAATACCAGTCCGAGAACGATGTGCTGGTGACCGACTTCTCCCGCATCCGCGCAGGCAGCCTGCACAAGGCGCATGGCGGCTTCCTCATGCTGCATCTGCGCGACCTGCTGAGCGACGGCCTGGTGTGGGAAAAACTGCGGCGCCTGCTGCGCAGCGGCAGGCTGCAGATCGAGGAGCCCGGCACCGCATTCACCCCCATTGCAACGGTGTCGCTCGAACCCGAAGCGGTGGACGTCGACATCAAGATCGTGCTGGTCGGTTCGCGCGAACAATATTACGAACTGCAGGAAGAGGATCCGGAATTCGCACGCCACTTCGCCGTCAAGGTGGATTTCGCGGAAAGCTTCTCGTCCAGCGCCGCGACGCGCCGTGCGACCGCGGCCTTCGTTGCGCACGCCTGCCGCCGGCTCGGGCTGCCGCATTTCTCCGCCGCCGCAGTCGCGCAGCTGCTGGAGGACGGACACCGCGAAGTAGACGACCAGTCGCGCCAGAGCGCGATCTTCGGACGTACCGAGTCGCTGGTGATGGAAAGCGCCGCACTATGCCGCGCCCGCGCAGGCCGACTGGTCGAAGCGGCCGACGTCGAGGCCGCCCTGGCAGCGCGCACGAAACGCCACGACTACCCGGAACAGCGGCTGCAGGAGGCCATCGCCGAAGGCGATGTGCTGATCGCGGTGCAAGGCGAAAAAGTGGGCCAGATCAACGGACTGACCCAGGTGGACCTGTGGGACTACCGCTTCGGCTTCCCTGTCCGCATCACCGCGCGCACCCATGCCGGCGAAGACGGCCTGCTCAACATCGAGCGCGAAGTGGAAATGTCGGGGCCGATCCACGACAAGGGCGTGTTCATCCTCAACAATTACCTCTCCGCACTGTTCGCCCACAACGCACCGCTGGCGCTCAACGCCGCCATCGTGTTCGAGCAGGAATATGAAGGGGTGGAAGGCGATTCCGCATCCTGCGCGGAACTCTATGCCCTGCTCTCGTCGCTGTCGGGCGTGCCGATCAGGCAAGGCATCGCAGTGACCGGTGCGGTCAACCAGCATGGCGAAGTCCTGCCGGTCGGCGGCATCAACGAGAAGATCGAAGGCTACTTCCGCGTGTGCACGACCGCCGGGCTGGATGGCAGGCAGGGAGTGCTGATCCCGCACCGCAACCGCCGCCACCTGATGCTGGAACGCAAGGTCATCCAGGCCGTCGAGCAAGGCCTGTTCCACATCCATACTGCGGAACACGTCAGCGCCGGCATCGAACTGCTCACCGGCCTGCCTGCAGGCGTCGCGAATGCGACCGGCAACTATCCGCATGGCAGCGTGCTGGGTCGGGCACAGCGTACCTTGCTGGCTTACCGTCGCGCCTGCCAGGCATCGGAACCGGCAAAATCCAGGCACAAGCATCTGCACACCTGA